The following proteins are co-located in the Alkalidesulfovibrio alkalitolerans DSM 16529 genome:
- a CDS encoding OmpA family protein, with protein sequence MRTIRLTPLHALLAAIALMIAALPGAAQASAMSRYVQTADNFVILFDSSGSMAAPYAPSGTDRLNAAIDLLKAVNRDIPEFDYTAALYTFTPWKEYYGPRPYDKAAFDRAIDALPREVAGGRAFGPPTPIGEAMWKLSDLIKDFKGRTVVILFSDGINTDSHDPIRYARSIASRHDVCFMVVSLATTPPGRELLNGIATASPCSINVDFDYAVRNPEVCTGQLCSLVPLTEVVVVEEERFIPVTSIWFDFDKSDIKPWAATMLDAAAAELKKDSRSTIYLAGFTDTTGPEKYNQGLSMRRALAAKEYLVSKHGIGTERIVARWYGEDGPAATNETAAGRRLNRRVEFVIVPGK encoded by the coding sequence ATGCGCACCATCCGACTCACCCCGCTCCACGCCCTGCTGGCGGCGATTGCCCTCATGATCGCTGCGTTGCCGGGCGCGGCCCAGGCCTCGGCCATGAGCAGATACGTGCAGACGGCCGACAACTTTGTCATTCTCTTCGACAGCTCGGGCTCCATGGCCGCCCCCTACGCCCCATCCGGAACGGATAGGCTCAACGCGGCCATCGACCTGCTCAAGGCCGTGAACCGCGACATCCCCGAGTTCGACTACACCGCCGCCCTGTACACCTTCACGCCTTGGAAGGAATATTACGGTCCCAGGCCTTACGACAAGGCGGCCTTCGACAGGGCCATCGACGCACTGCCCAGGGAAGTGGCTGGCGGCCGCGCCTTCGGCCCGCCCACGCCGATCGGCGAGGCCATGTGGAAGCTCTCCGACCTGATCAAGGACTTCAAGGGCCGCACCGTGGTCATCCTCTTCTCCGACGGCATCAACACCGATAGCCACGATCCCATCCGCTACGCGCGTTCCATCGCCTCGCGTCACGACGTCTGCTTCATGGTCGTGAGTCTGGCGACCACGCCTCCCGGCCGCGAGCTTCTGAACGGCATCGCCACGGCCAGCCCCTGCTCCATCAACGTGGATTTCGACTACGCCGTGCGCAACCCCGAAGTCTGCACCGGCCAGCTCTGCTCGCTGGTGCCGCTGACCGAGGTCGTGGTCGTCGAGGAAGAGCGGTTCATTCCCGTGACCTCCATCTGGTTCGATTTCGACAAGTCCGACATCAAGCCGTGGGCCGCCACCATGCTCGACGCCGCGGCCGCCGAACTGAAGAAGGACAGCCGCTCGACCATCTATCTGGCCGGATTCACCGACACCACCGGCCCTGAGAAGTACAACCAGGGCCTTTCCATGCGCCGCGCCCTGGCCGCCAAGGAATACCTCGTGAGCAAGCACGGCATCGGGACCGAACGCATCGTGGCCCGCTGGTACGGCGAGGACGGCCCTGCCGCGACCAACGAGACGGCTGCCGGACGCCGCCTCAACCGCCGCGTGGAATTCGTGATCGTACCGGGCAAGTAG
- a CDS encoding bacterioferritin translates to MKKAAGKSDKDARKAKVIEVLNKARAMELHAISQYMNQHYNLDDKDYGELAANMKLIAIDEMRHAEMFAERIKELGGEPTSDPGGKTVKGQDVREVFPFDANLEDNTIDVYNQFLLTCRENGDSISVKLFEQIIDEEQTHFSYFDNVGGHIDTLGDAYLSRIAGTSASTGGTTKGFAIKPGGA, encoded by the coding sequence ATGAAGAAGGCAGCCGGAAAGTCCGACAAGGACGCGCGCAAGGCCAAGGTCATCGAGGTTCTGAACAAGGCCAGGGCCATGGAACTGCACGCCATCAGCCAGTACATGAACCAGCACTACAACCTCGACGACAAGGACTACGGCGAGCTCGCCGCCAACATGAAGCTCATCGCCATCGACGAGATGCGCCACGCCGAGATGTTCGCCGAGCGCATCAAGGAACTCGGCGGCGAGCCCACGAGCGATCCGGGCGGCAAGACCGTCAAGGGACAAGACGTCAGGGAGGTCTTCCCCTTCGACGCCAACCTCGAAGACAACACCATCGACGTTTACAACCAGTTCCTGCTGACCTGTCGTGAGAACGGCGACAGCATCAGCGTCAAGCTCTTCGAGCAGATCATCGACGAGGAGCAGACCCATTTCAGCTACTTCGACAACGTGGGCGGCCACATCGACACCCTGGGAGACGCCTATCTCTCGCGCATTGCGGGCACCTCGGCCTCCACGGGCGGTACCACCAAGGGCTTCGCCATCAAGCCCGGCGGCGCCTAG
- a CDS encoding flagellar basal body rod protein FlgC has protein sequence MSIDVSLQALHAFSLAQAVTANNVANVETPGFQASQTVLESGPEDRGVRVAAIVPDETPGPPVPGYPSPDALDMSTYDNSYAEGSNVNLAGEMVDLMTAQRAYEANLVSIASYDQMTGTVLDIMA, from the coding sequence ATGAGTATCGACGTCAGCCTCCAAGCGTTGCATGCCTTCTCCCTGGCCCAGGCGGTCACGGCCAACAATGTGGCCAATGTCGAAACGCCTGGCTTCCAGGCCTCGCAGACCGTGCTCGAATCCGGCCCCGAGGATCGGGGTGTGCGCGTGGCCGCCATCGTGCCCGACGAGACGCCCGGCCCCCCGGTGCCCGGCTATCCGTCCCCGGATGCCCTGGACATGTCCACCTACGACAACAGCTACGCCGAGGGCTCCAACGTGAACCTCGCGGGCGAGATGGTCGATCTCATGACCGCCCAGCGCGCCTACGAGGCCAACCTCGTCAGCATCGCCAGCTACGACCAGATGACCGGCACCGTGCTGGACATAATGGCCTGA
- the folE2 gene encoding GTP cyclohydrolase FolE2, which produces MQDIQSGPSDVALAIDRVGVKGLKAPLTVRDRARGEQHTVASVDLAVDLPAEFKGTHMSRFVEALGQWSGGLDFASCKRLLADLRERLQASSAHARFAFPYFVTRAAPVSGSVGPMHFDCLLDGELSGDKLVFTLRVEVPVMTVCPCSKAISLEGAHSQRALVRIACRSKSFFWIEELVEIAEAAGSSRVYSLLKREDEKFVTEASFANPCFVEDVVRAAAKRLAEDGRFTWFRVECESQESIHNHAAYASIQLPGPAGP; this is translated from the coding sequence ATGCAAGACATCCAAAGCGGCCCCTCGGACGTGGCCCTGGCCATCGACCGGGTGGGCGTCAAGGGGCTGAAGGCCCCGCTCACCGTGCGCGACCGCGCGCGCGGCGAACAGCACACCGTGGCCTCCGTCGATCTGGCCGTGGACCTGCCCGCCGAGTTCAAGGGCACGCACATGAGCCGTTTCGTGGAGGCCCTGGGCCAGTGGAGCGGCGGCCTGGACTTCGCCTCCTGCAAGCGCCTTCTGGCCGACCTGCGCGAACGACTGCAGGCCTCCTCGGCCCACGCCCGCTTCGCCTTCCCCTATTTCGTCACGCGCGCCGCGCCCGTCTCCGGCAGCGTCGGCCCCATGCACTTCGATTGCCTGCTCGACGGCGAGCTGAGCGGCGACAAGCTGGTCTTCACCCTGCGCGTGGAGGTGCCGGTCATGACTGTCTGCCCCTGCTCCAAGGCCATCAGCCTGGAGGGCGCGCACAGCCAGCGGGCGCTCGTGCGCATCGCCTGCCGCTCCAAGAGCTTCTTCTGGATCGAGGAACTGGTCGAGATCGCCGAGGCGGCCGGATCGTCGCGCGTCTACAGCCTGCTCAAGCGCGAGGACGAGAAGTTCGTCACCGAGGCCTCGTTCGCCAACCCCTGTTTCGTGGAGGACGTGGTCCGCGCGGCCGCCAAGCGGCTGGCCGAGGACGGCCGCTTCACCTGGTTCCGGGTGGAGTGCGAGAGCCAGGAATCCATCCACAATCACGCAGCGTACGCCTCCATCCAACTCCCTGGCCCGGCAGGCCCGTGA